In the genome of Methylotenera mobilis JLW8, the window ATTTTTATCACAAGACGAAGTTGATGCACTGTTAAAGGGTGTAGGGGGGGATCATGATGATGATCAGGCCGCCTCAGAAGCCGAGGGTGTTCGTGACTATAATCTAGCCACACAGGAGCGTATCGTGCGTGGGCGTATGCCTACGTTAGAGATTATCAATGAGCGCTTTGCTCGTCTTGTACGTATTGAGCTGTTTAACTTTTTAAGGCGTACTGTTGAAGTCTCTGTTGGCCCTGTACGCATCACCAAATATAGCGACTTTATTCGTAATTTAGTTGTCCCCACCAATTTAAATCTTGTGCAAATGAAGCCATTGCGCGGTACTGCGTTAATGGTGTTTGATCCAACGCTAGTGTTTCTGGTGGTTGATAATATGTTTGGCGGCGATGGTAGATTCCATACGCGTGTGGAGGGCAGAGATTTTACGCAGACTGAACAGCGGATTATTCAGCGTATTCTAGCCATTGTGTTCGAAACCTATGCAAAATCATGGGAACCAGTGTACCCGATAGAGTTTGAGTATCTGCGCTCAGAGATGAATACGCAGTTCGCCAACATTGCAACCCCAAATGAGGTTGTGGTGGTGACTACCTTTAATGTGGAGCTGGGGCCAGCTAGCGGAGAAATTCATTTCTGCATGCCATATTCCATGGTTGAGCCTATTCGTGATTTATTAACCTCACCATTACAGGGCGAGGTTCTGGGGGCAGATAAGCGTTGGGTTAAGCTCATGACACAACAGGTTCAGGCCGCTGAAATTGAAATTGTTGCTGATTTAGCCACTACCGAGATGCATCTGGGTAAAGTGCTTAATATGAAGGTTGGCGATGTGATTCCAATTAGTATGGATGACGCTATTGAGGCAAAAGTAGACGGTGTGCCCGTTATGTTATGTAAGTATGGGTTGTTTAATGGGCAGTATGCCTTGCGTGTAGAAAAACTTTTGAGATCGAACTCTACAGAATATATTAAAGGAGAACCTTATGGCGACTGATCCAGTGGATGATAGCAATATAGACAGTATCGCTGAGGATGATTGGGGCGCTGCAATGGCAGAGCAGGCATCGTCTGAGACTGCAGCAGATGATTGGGGCGCTGCCATGAATGAGCAAGCCGCTGCATTGCAGGACGATAAGGCTGAAAAAGCTCAGGTATTTACAGAATTTACAGCGAAAAATAAATTGCACGAAACTCAAAACGATATAGATTTTATTTTAGATATTCCGGTACAGCTGACCGTTGAATTAGGCCGCACTAAAATTGCAATTAAGAACTTGCTGCAACTAGCTCAAGGTTCTGTCGTTGAGTTGGATGGCATGGCAGGTGAGCCAATGGATGTGTTGGTCAATGGCTGTTTGATTGCGCAGGGCGAAGTTGTGGTGGTTAATGACAAGTTTGGTATTCGTTTAACTGACATTATTACCCCTGCAGAGCGCATACGTAAAATTAATCGTTAATAGCCCTTTATTACATTGCCTACCTAGAAACAGCCAAACCTAATGAAGTTTAAATTACTATTTATCTCCCTGCTTTATTGGCTATCAAGTTCAGCATTAGCTGCAGAGGCGGTGGTACACCCCTCGCCGACAGGTAGCCTGCTTAAGATGATACTAGGTCTAATGTTGGTGTTGGGCGTGATGGCTGGGGTGGCGTACCTAGTTAAGCGTATGTTGCCTGGTGTCGGCCATCAGCAGTCTACAATTCATATTGTGGGCAGTGCCAGTGTAGGTACACGTGAGCGCGTGGTGGTATTGGAAGTTGGCGACCGGTGGTTAGTAGTAGGTGTCGCGCCAGGACAGGTGAGTGCAATCGCTAATCTAGAAAAAGGCATGACCACGTTAGCTGACAAAGTTGATAGCTTGGAAACTAATGCTCAAATTAGCCATGCTGAAACCCTTGCCTCATCGTTTGGAAAAATATTAAAGAATTCGGCAAGTAAATTTACTGAGAAAACTAATGGTTAAGAGTTGGGCTGTTCGTTTAAAGGGGTTGTTTCTTCTAGGCTTGGTGTTACTACCTTTTTCAGTATTAGCCGCAGATGCTTTGCCGCTAGTGCACGCCTCGCCAAGCGCTGGTGGTGGTCAAGATTACACATTAAGTTTACAAACTTTAATCCTACTCACATCACTCACGTTTTTACCCGCCATTGTGCTAATGATGACGGGTTTCACTCGTATTATTATTGTACTTTCCCTACTGCGTCAGGCATTGGGCACCCAATCTGTACCACCTAATCAAGTGATGATAGGCTTGGCCTTGTTTCTCACTTTTTTTGTGATGTCACCTGTGATTGATAAGATTTATGTTGATGCATATAAACCGTTGTCTGAGAATCAAATCTCGATGCAAGAAGCTATGGATAAAGGTGTTGCACCGCTCAAAGAGTTTATGCTGAAGCAAACGCGAGAGGGTGACCTCGCTTTGTTTGTAAAGATGGCAGAAGTAGAGAAAATTGAGAGCCCTGACCAAGTGCCGCTTAAAGTGCTGGTGCCAGCCTTTGTGACTAGTGAGTTAAAAACAGCGTTTCAAATTGGTTTCGCCATATTTATACCATTTTTGATTATTGATATGGTGGTTGCCAGTGTATTGATGTCGATGGGGATGATGATGGTATCTCCGGCAATCGTGGCGCTGCCATTTAAGCTGATGCTGTTTGTGCTGGTAGATGGATGGCAGCTGATACTTGGCTCGTTAGTGGAAAGTTTTTATTAGCCGTGTTCATTCTTAATCAAGATAAAGTAGGGAGTATCTAATGACGCCAGAAAGTGTAATGACGTTAGGTAGAGATGCGATGAGCATTACTTTAATGATTGCGGCTCCGATCTTGCTTACCGTGCTGGCGATAGGCTTGCTAGTGAGTATCTTCCAGGCGGCAACGCAAATTAATGAGCAAACATTGTCTTTTATTCCTAAGTTGGTAGGGGTGTTTGTAGCGCTGATGCTTGCTGGTCCGTGGATGCTAGGCACAATGGTTGACTATATGCATTTGGTTTTTACTAGCATACCGGCAATGGCCAATTAATTTTGCCTGATAGTAATAGCCATTTAAATCATGATTACATTCAGTGGTGAGTTTCTACAAACTTGGGTAATCAGTTTATTGTGGCCGCTTACACGTATTCTGGCTGTTATCGCGATTGTTCCTATCCTCAGCCACGCTACTATCCCTAGACGCGTTAAATTAGGGTTGAGTGTACTGCTTACCATTATTATTGTGCCTACCATTCCGCCTCTCCCGCAATTTGAGGCCTTTTCATTAGAAGGCTTATTGATTCTAGTCCAGCAGGTGATTATCGGCTTTGCAATCGGCTTTAGCATGCGCTTGGTATTTGCTGCGGTTGATTTGGCTGGGCAATTAATAGGCTTAACCATGGGTCTAGGCTTCGCACAGTTTTTTGATCCACAAACCAATGGTCAGTCAACAGCTTTAAACCAGCTCTTAGTGTTGCTGGCGATGCTTATTTTCCTGAGTTTGGACGGACATTTGATCATTGTCAGCGCGATGGCTCGTAGCTTTATTACCATGCCGATAGGGTTAGGTGGAGCGGGGATTGATGCAATGCAAATTGCATTGTGGGGCAATACTATTTTCAGTGCTGGGTTAATGTTGGCACTGCCAGCGGTATGCGCCTTACTGATTACCAACATGGCATTAGGCATTTTAACGCGCACAGCACCGCAACTTAATCTATTTGGTATTGGCTTCCCAATTACATTGAGTATGGGCTTTGTGGTGGTAGCGCTGTCACTAAGCAGTATGCTGCAACCTATCATCAAGTTTATTGAGCAAGGCACAGACAATATGATGCAAGTGTCTGTGCCCAAGCATGTTGATAATAAATAGCAATTGGGCTATCTATTAAGTTGGAATAATCTTAAATAAAGTTAAATAAAGACAAGTTGGTTGTTGCCACAAATGACTTCTGCGCAGCTTCCATAATCGTTTGATTTTTAGACAAGTCAGACAATGCTGCTGCATAATCTAGATCTTGGATATCAGATAATGATTTGCTGTACTGTAGGTCTAAATCACTGCCTGAGATATCCAACTGGTCTAATTCGTTTAGTCTTGAGCCTATGCTTGCACGCACAGTAAGTACATTATCTAGACCTTGACGCATGCTGCTAAGCCCGGAAGCAACGCCCGCAGTAAATGCAGCCTGATTTGCAGGTGTGAGCGGGGTGTTTAATAAAGTGACCAAGTTCTGTATGGTAGCAAAAACATCGTTACCACCAGCCTGAAATACATCATCTCCCGTGGCGTTTACTACCATTTGTCGCGACGTATCCACTTGTAGTGATTGATTGTTAGTATCGCCTACATATGCAGCCCCAGTGGCATTCGCAACAAATGGCGCGGTATCTGTTTGAAAGCCTGAGTATAAGTAATTGCCTGATGCATCTTTTGTGTTTGCAAGGCCGATTAAACCTTCTAATGCTGTTTTTAAATCCGCGGCAACAAAGCCTCGCTCTAGGTCAGAGTAGGTTGCATTACCAGCTGAGACTAATGATGATTGGATTGATGTCATCAAGTTTGTGACACTGGTTAGGTTTGACTCTAGCGTGTTCAGTTTGAGCTGGGCGGTTTGTCTGGTGTCGGCAAATTTTGAGTTAGCACTCTTTGCTTGTGCAAGCTCAGCAGCCCTTGCTGCGCCTACAGGGTCGTCTGAAGGGGAGGCAATGCGTTGCCCGGTAGCTATTTGCTGCATCAGTTTAGTTTGTTCTGATTGCAAATTCGTAATTTTGGAAATACCGGATTGATAGATTGTATTGGTGCTGATTCGCATGATAACTCCTTAAGCTATTGACTAGGTACCAAGTTGCAATAGCACATCAAACAGTTGGCTCGCAATTTGCATCATTTTTCCTGCGGCCTGGTAGGCTTGCTGGTAACGAATTAGATTGGTTGCCTCTTCATCTAGGTTAACACCTGACTCAGCCTGAACTGATGCATTGATTTGTTCCAGTACCTGACCCTCTGACACACTCAGAATGCCAAGCTCACGGGTTTTATTACCTACGCCATTCACCATCTGGCCAAATGCATCAGAGTAGCTTTTGTTGCCGGTAATGGTGTCGGCATTTTGCAATTTAGCCAATAATAAACCATTAGTATTATCACCAGGGCCAGTCACACTGTTTGGAGTCACTGTAAATTGGTCGCCATTATTTGGCGTCCCAGAAATGGTAAAACTCATGCCGGCAGTGGATATTGTTGCTCCGTTAACAAACGTTACCGGGGCGCCTGCCGCATAGGTAACAGAGGTGCCATTAGACGTCACTGTTACAGGCTCTGTAGCAATAAAGCCAGTGAGTGTATTAGGTGCACCAGCGTTGTAAGTAATATTAAATGGGCTGGCAATAGGGCTGGAAGCGTACGTGCTGTCAGCCGCAGGGCTGCTAATACTAGCTGTGCCAGTGTTGGCAACATTAGCGCTGGAACTTAGTATGCTGCCACCAATAGCAAGTTTTCTTGCATCGGTAATGGCCAATGTGAATTTAGTGGCGGCGTTCTGTGTTGGTTTAATTAAGAAGCTATCGCCAGCTAGCATGGTGCCCGTGGTTTGACTGATGGTTAAACCGTCAATATTGGCCGGCAGGCTGCTAAAGTTTTGCGTTGTGTTATCGCTTAATCTGGTAACGCTATAATTAGTGCCATCAAATAGTAATTTATAATCGCTGGTAGTCAGCGCCTTGGCATCTACAATTTTTGCCGCTACTTCTGCCGGGCTTGCATTGGCTGGTGTAGTGGTTGGGCCTGAGTTCAATGCACTTGAGTTGACTACAGGTTCCGCAATGTTAAATAGTGCTGAGCCGAGAGTGCCGTCTAGATCATAGCCTTGCATCAGTTGAGAGTTAAACGTATTTCCTAGCACTACAGCAATCTGACCTATTTGATTTTGTACAGCGTCTAAAGACTCTGCACGGAATTGTAATAAGCCGCCGATTACGCCGCCAGGCAGGCTATTTGCGCCAAGTACCGTTGTTTTACTACTAGATTGGTATGCAACTTCAAGCCGGCTTGGATCTGTGGGTGAGGGAGTTGTCAGGAGATTAAAGGTTTCTTTACCCACCACTAATGGTAGGCCGTTACCTACGTATACGTTATAGCCACCTTGCCCTTGAGATACCACGGTAGTTTTAATCTGCTTACTGAGCTCTAATACTAGTTGATCCCTTTGGTCCATTAAGTCATTAGGCGTGCTGCCGTTTGCGCTAATTGATTTTTCAATTACATCATTGAGGCTGGCAATTTGTTTTGCATAAGTATTAACAAGACCTACGCTGGACGTAAGTTGTGTGTTTACACTGTCACGAATCTCATTTAATCGGTTATTGGTGGTTTGAAAGCGGCTTGCAAGAGATTGTGCATATGACAGCATGGATTGACGCGTGGGAATGTCACTCGGGTTTGCACTTAATTTTTGTACCGCACCAAAAAAATCACTCATGGCCGGGTTAAGGCCAGCAGTTGAGTTAGACAACATATCATTGATAGATGTCATCTGCGACAGGTAGGTGTTGGCGCTAGAGCTATTTGACTGGCTACGCACAGCTTGTGCCGCTAGTATGTCGTTAAAAATCCTAGTGACTGAGGCGATTTCCGTGCCTTGGCCAACAAAACCATATCCAAAGTTTTGTGATTGCGCTGCAGCTTGCACAACTACTTGTCTTGAGTAGCCAGGTGTGGAGGCATTCGCAATATTGTGACCAGTGGTACTGATACCGACTTGTGCGGCAGCAAGGGCACTTTTCCCGATATTTAAGATGTTAGAGGCCATGGTAGCGTCTCACTTTAACTAATTTCATATATTGTATGACGGCATCAAATATTAAAACTTTAGGCCATGGGTGGTGATTACTTCTTATGATGATGACACTTTTTTAATTACATTAGTGAGTTTTTCTGCATAATTAGGGTCAGTCGCGTATCCTGCTTTTTGCATGGCTTTTGCGTAGCCTTGTACGTTGTCTAGGTTTGCCATTACGTTCTCATAACGCGGGGTGTTGCGCATTAAGTTAGCAAAGTCTTTAAACGAATCGGCATAATTGTCATATGCACGAAATTTCTCAATGCGCTTTTGTTTAATGCCGTTAACGTACTCTGAGGTTACGGCTTCAACGACCTTGCCATTCCAATTGCCTGTAGCTTTGATGCCAAAAAGATTGTTGCTTGCTGTGCCGTCTGCGCCCCTAATTTCGCGTTTTCCCCAACCACTCTCCAGCGCAGCCTGGCCCAGCATTAAGTTAGCAGGAATGCCGGTAGCACGGCTTGCAACATCAGCATGTTGAGCCATTTTTCTTTGGAAACTGTCAGCACTACTGTCGTCATTTAGTGGTTTAAACTCGTTACTATCTTTCATGGAGTGATTTAAACGACTAGGGTTTTGTTGCAAGGCAATCTGTGCTTGATGCAAAAACGGGTTGTTGATTAAGCCCTCATTCAGGCCAGATTGCCGGTCTGTTAGGCCGGTGCTGTTATCTACTGCTTGTTCCAGCGCGTTGTTTGTAGCATAGCCATTTTTGCTCAACTGTCTTGCCAGTACGTCAGCCAAACCTAGGCCTTTAGATGAAAGGTTGCTGGTCAATTGCTGGTCTAGCATGCTGATAAACGTGCGGCTTTGATCGTTATCTAATAAGCCGTCTTGCGGCGTTGCATCACGCATGCTTTTCAGCATCATGTTCATGAAAATAGCTTCAAACTGCTTAGCTACCCCCTTGATTGCCTCGGGTGAGTTTTCTCTTGCGGCCTGTTTTAGGTTGTTCAGGCTGCTGGCATCAATAGCAAGGTTGCCGGACAAGTCTGCCTTGTTTGTGATGCTGTTGTTAATGTTGTTAGTCATGGCTAGTTTGCATTTAATCTAGTTCGTACTTAAATTACTTCCAACTCAGCACGCAGAGAGCCTGCAGCTTTCATGGCCTGTAATATTGCAAGTAAGTCTTGCGGTGTTGCACCTATTGCATTTAATGCTTTCACCACGTCTGAAAGGTTGGCGCCACTGTCTAGCTTAACTACTTGTCCAGGGTCTTTTTTGATATCAATCTCTGAGCGTGCTGTTGCAACGGTTTGTCCGCTAGCTAATGCGCCTGGCTGGCTTATCACTGGGTCGGTATTGATAGTAACGGTTAAATTGCCATGTGATACCGCGCAACTTTCAAGCGTTACAGTCTGATTCATGACCACTGAACCGGTACGCGCATTGACAATGACTTTGGCGTAGCTCGCTGCTGGTGCTACATTTAAGCTTTCTAGTGCGGCTAAAAATGCAACTCGGCTGTAACTGGCTGGTGGGTTAATTTGAATCACGCGTGCATTTTGTGCCAGTGCCGTATTTTGACCAAATTGGCGGTTTACAGCGTCTACTACTAATGATGCGGTAGAGAAATCAGAGTCTTTTAACTCTAAATTAAACGTGTTGTTTTGGGTGACGTTGGAAGGCACTGCGCGCTCAACAGTGGCACCTGCCGTAATTCTACCTACACTTAAGTGATTAACCTGTGTTTGTGAGCCATTGGCTGATGCACCAACCCCACCCACAACCAAGCTGCCTTGTGCCATTGCATACACCTGGCCATCTGCACCTTTTAATGGGGTCATCAGCAATGTGCCGCCTCTCAGGCTTTTAGCATTACCCATAGATGAGACGGTGATGTCTAATGTTTGCCCAGGTTGCGCAAAGGCGGGCAGGCTACTTGTAACGATGACGGCCGCTACGTTTTTAAGTTGCAATGATGTACCTGTCGGTAAATTGACGCCCATTTGCTGCATCATGCTGATAATACTTTGTACGGTAAATGGTGTTTGCACGGTTTGGTCGCCAGTGCCATCTAAACCCACTACCAAGCCGTAACCGATAAGCTGGTTGCTACGTACGCCTTGTATGGAAGCCAAGTCTTTCAGGCGTTCTGCATGTGCAACTGGCGCTGTTGTGATACTAAGTACAGTGCTTGCTAGCAGCAGGCAGGGCAGCATAATGCCTTTAACAATTTGCCCCAAGCGGGGGCTCGGTGTAGGTAAAACTTTTATGTGAGATAGTTGTGCCATATGATTTCTACCATGGGCTCACGCTTAAGAAGAAGCGGGCGAAAATGGATGCCACTGCTGCACCATCAATTTTGCTATTGGTTCTGTATTCGATGCGGGCATCTGCAACTTTCGTAGAAGGCACAGTGTTGCCTAAAGTGATGGTGTCTGGATTCACCACGCCTGAGAAGCGAATAAACTCTGTACCTTTATCTAGTGCTACTTGTTTTTCACCACTCACAGCTAAGTAACCATTGGGTAACACATCGACGACAGTAGTAGTGATAGAGCCGCTGAATACATTTTTTGCATTGCCTGCAGCGTCATCTGTATAGGAGTTATCTGAACTAGCAGAGGCCGAGCCTAATTTTGCGTAAGGTAATCTTGATACCAGGCCACCAACAACGGGTATGTTATCCCCAAGTTTTGCATCGGTACTAAAGCTTACTGAACCTTGTTTGCTGGCGGAACTGCCGTTTGCTTTGGTGGCGGAAGTGTTTTCTGTAATGCTGATGGTGACAATATCGCCGATAAAACGTGGGCGATGGTCTTCAAACATCGGACGATAAGACGAAGCGCTATATATGCCACCATTATTATTAGGTGTGTTACCTATTGACGGAGCTCTCGCTGTGGTCGGCTGGTTGACGATAGAAGTGGGCGTTACTGCACAGCCGTAGAGTAGGGCTGCTGCAAATGTTGCAGCAGCACCGCGGCTAAATTTTCTGCTCACAGTCACTAGGTATGTTTTTGTATTCACTACCGGTTTGATTGTCGTATTTAGCAATTTACCTTGCGTGGTATTCAGCATGATTGCCTCTTAATGTTCTGACAATAAAACCTTAAAAATGCATCTTTGTATATGTTGGTTTGTAGATATGCTTTTTTAAAGTTTGTTAGATGATTCCTTAATGTTATCACCAGTTTAAATTTACATTTGTGTTAATTTCTGCAACATTTGGTCAGAGGTAGTAATTGCCTTACTGTTAATTTCATAGGCGCGTTGGGTTTGAATCATATTCACCAACTCTTCTACTACGTTTACGTTGGATGTCTCCACATAACCTTGCGTGAGCAAGCCCGCCCCATTGGTGCCAGGGGTGTTGGCGTTGGCAGTGCCCGATGCCGCTGTTTCAACGTATAAATTCTCACCGTTACCTTGTAGGCCGGCCGGATTAATAAACGTGGCTAGTTGCAATTGGCCGATTTGGGTCACAGCTGTTGAGCCAGCTAAAGTCACCGACACAGTACCGTCGCGGCCAACAGTCAGTGTTTGTGCGTTGCTTGGTACGGTAATCGGTGGTTGCACGGAAAAGCCGCTAGAAGTGACTAGTTGGCCTTGGAAGTCTACTTGAAACGCGCCGTCGCGTGTGTAAGCCGTTGTGCCGTCCGGAAGTAATACTTGAAAGAAACCGGCGCCTTGGATGGCTACATCTTTATCATTGCCAGTTTGCTGTATATTGCCTTGCGTAAAGATACGCTCTGTTGCTACTGGTCTCACACCGGTACCTAATTGCAAACCAGAAGGCAGCTGTGTCTGTTGGGATGTTTGTGCGCCTGGCTGTCTAATCGTTTGATATAGCAAGTCTTCAAATACCGCACGTGATCTTTTAAAACCATTGGTACTAACGTTTGCCAAGTTGTTTGAAATCACGTCCATTTGCGTTTGTTGCGCATCTAAACCAGTTTTCGAGATCCATAGTGAGCGTATCATTTTATTTCCCTTTAATCACAGCCAATAGTTAACTGCTTTTGCCTAAAGTGTACTGATAGATTGTTACAATAGTTTCATCATAACTGAGATACGGCTAAGTCAATTGCAGGAGTTGACTTGCTTTATTGGCGTTATTCTCAGCAGTTTGAATCAGTTTCATTTGAGTTTCAAATTGTCGAGACAGGCTGATCATAGTGACCATAGCGTCTACCACATTGACATTGCTGCTCTCTAATGCGCCTTGCACTACGCTGACATTTGCATCTGCGGTAGCTGGGTTGCCATCTTTGGTGGTAAATAAACCATCGTCAGCGCGTACCAAGTTTGCCTGTGGCGGATTAACCAGCTTGATACGTCCAATAATATTAGAAGGGCCGGGCAGAGTTAAATTGTTCACTGTAGAAACCGTACCGTCTTTACCTATACTTACCGCCACATCGGGCGGAATGGTGATAGGGCCGCCATCGCCCATGATAGTCAGTCCGTTAGCGGTTTGCAGTAAGCCATTAGGACTGGTTTTAAGGGAGCCGTTGCGCGTGTATGCTTCTGAGCCATCAGCGCGCTGCACCGCTAGCCAACCGTCGCCCTTGACTGCGATATCTAAGTTTCGATTAGTCGATTGAATTGCACCTGAGTTAAAGTCGCTGCCACTAGTAGAGTCCACCACAAAAGCACGTGTGGGCAAGCCTGTGCTTAGCACTGGCACCGCCCGAAACGAGTCTATTTGCGATTTAAAACCAGTAGACGTAGCATTGGCCAAGTTGTGGCTGGTTGTAGCTTGTTTCTCAAGGATATGTTTCGCACCTGTCATTGCGGTGTATATCATGCGATCCATTTCGGTGCTCCCTTTAGTGGCTAACTATTAACGAAGATTCACTAGTGTTTGCAAGACCTGGTCCTGCGTTTTGATGGTCTGCGCATTGGCTTGGTAAACACGCTGTGCGGTAATCATGTTGACCAGCTCAGCGGTTAAGTCTACGTTAGAGTCTTCCACTGCGGATGATTGCAGTACGCCTAGTAAACCGCTACCTGGTGCGCCAGTTAATGCCGGACCAGAGCTTGCACTAACAGCCCATGCATTACCGCCTAACGATTGCAAACCATTCGGGTTGGTAAAGCTAGAGAGTACAACCCTACCTAAGTTTTTAGATTGGCCATTGCTGTAACGGCCAACAATCGTGCCATCACTTGCTGTATTGAAGCCAGATAAGCGACCAGACGTGAAGCCATCTTGCGATAAGGCGTTGATACTAAATGCTGAGCCGAACTGCGTGCTCTTAGAGTAATCAATTGTAGTTGTCACGTTAGCTGCACCGTTGGCAACTGGTGTTGTTGCAGTATTCATTGGCGTAAAGGTGACAGATGGTATTCCTGTTGCAGGCGCTGTCGGCGTGATTGTTGGTGACACGCCTGTGCCGGTGAATGTCATCTGTGCTGTTGCTGCACCTGAAGCCGGGATCGGTGCGCCATCTACCGTCGTATAAATATCCCAAACGTTGGCTGCGGTTTTGCGGAAGAAGTTTTGCAGCGTATGGGAGTTACCCAAACTATCATAAACCGTTACAGCCGTTGAGTTGTTATAAGTGGTCGGATCCGTTGAGCTAAATACAGGAGCCGCCGGCATCGGGTTGTTTCTAGAGTCCAGATTAATTGTACCCTCAATCTTGGTGGTTGCCACTGGCTGAATATCTGCAGTGTTGATCTGCAGGTCAACGGCTGCGCCGCTTAATATGTTGCCGTTAGCATCTGCAGCATAACCGGTTAAGCGTTTGCTGGCTGAGTCTACGATGAAACCTTGCTTGTCTAATTGAAATTGACCGTTACGCGTATAGGTAACGGCGCCGCCTGATGACATGCGGAAAAAACCGTTGCCATTAATCGCGATGTCCAATGAGTTGTTGGTTGCGGTAATGTTGCCTTGGGTGAATTGCTGAGCTACGGTGGCTAAGTTGGTACCAATACCAATTTGGCTGCCACCACCACCGGTGATTGAGTTCGCAAATACATCGGCAAACTCGGCTCTAGACTGCTTAAAGCCTACAGTGTTTGCATTAGATACGTTGTTGCCAATCACTTCTAACTGTTTAGAAGCTGCGTTAAGACCGCTTAAACCTTGTTGAAAACTCATTCTATTCTCCTTGGAGCTAAATTATTTATTTGCTAACGCTAACTATAATGTAGAGCTTAAAAAATTTCTTTTACTGCGCTAGTGTCAACTGTCATTAAGTTGCTCAAATTCAGCTTAACTCCTGTTGAGTAATTGGAAATACTTAAGACTTTTGCAAAACTTAAAGCGTTAGCCTCAGCCGTGTTGGTGCCTATGGTTGCGCTCACTTCGAATTTATAGCTGCCTGTTGCCGCAGC includes:
- the fliM gene encoding flagellar motor switch protein FliM; protein product: MADKFLSQDEVDALLKGVGGDHDDDQAASEAEGVRDYNLATQERIVRGRMPTLEIINERFARLVRIELFNFLRRTVEVSVGPVRITKYSDFIRNLVVPTNLNLVQMKPLRGTALMVFDPTLVFLVVDNMFGGDGRFHTRVEGRDFTQTEQRIIQRILAIVFETYAKSWEPVYPIEFEYLRSEMNTQFANIATPNEVVVVTTFNVELGPASGEIHFCMPYSMVEPIRDLLTSPLQGEVLGADKRWVKLMTQQVQAAEIEIVADLATTEMHLGKVLNMKVGDVIPISMDDAIEAKVDGVPVMLCKYGLFNGQYALRVEKLLRSNSTEYIKGEPYGD
- the fliN gene encoding flagellar motor switch protein FliN; protein product: MATDPVDDSNIDSIAEDDWGAAMAEQASSETAADDWGAAMNEQAAALQDDKAEKAQVFTEFTAKNKLHETQNDIDFILDIPVQLTVELGRTKIAIKNLLQLAQGSVVELDGMAGEPMDVLVNGCLIAQGEVVVVNDKFGIRLTDIITPAERIRKINR
- the fliO gene encoding flagellar biosynthetic protein FliO; the encoded protein is MKFKLLFISLLYWLSSSALAAEAVVHPSPTGSLLKMILGLMLVLGVMAGVAYLVKRMLPGVGHQQSTIHIVGSASVGTRERVVVLEVGDRWLVVGVAPGQVSAIANLEKGMTTLADKVDSLETNAQISHAETLASSFGKILKNSASKFTEKTNG
- the fliP gene encoding flagellar type III secretion system pore protein FliP (The bacterial flagellar biogenesis protein FliP forms a type III secretion system (T3SS)-type pore required for flagellar assembly.), with product MVKSWAVRLKGLFLLGLVLLPFSVLAADALPLVHASPSAGGGQDYTLSLQTLILLTSLTFLPAIVLMMTGFTRIIIVLSLLRQALGTQSVPPNQVMIGLALFLTFFVMSPVIDKIYVDAYKPLSENQISMQEAMDKGVAPLKEFMLKQTREGDLALFVKMAEVEKIESPDQVPLKVLVPAFVTSELKTAFQIGFAIFIPFLIIDMVVASVLMSMGMMMVSPAIVALPFKLMLFVLVDGWQLILGSLVESFY
- the fliQ gene encoding flagellar biosynthesis protein FliQ is translated as MTPESVMTLGRDAMSITLMIAAPILLTVLAIGLLVSIFQAATQINEQTLSFIPKLVGVFVALMLAGPWMLGTMVDYMHLVFTSIPAMAN
- the fliR gene encoding flagellar biosynthetic protein FliR produces the protein MITFSGEFLQTWVISLLWPLTRILAVIAIVPILSHATIPRRVKLGLSVLLTIIIVPTIPPLPQFEAFSLEGLLILVQQVIIGFAIGFSMRLVFAAVDLAGQLIGLTMGLGFAQFFDPQTNGQSTALNQLLVLLAMLIFLSLDGHLIIVSAMARSFITMPIGLGGAGIDAMQIALWGNTIFSAGLMLALPAVCALLITNMALGILTRTAPQLNLFGIGFPITLSMGFVVVALSLSSMLQPIIKFIEQGTDNMMQVSVPKHVDNK
- the flgL gene encoding flagellar hook-associated protein FlgL; the protein is MRISTNTIYQSGISKITNLQSEQTKLMQQIATGQRIASPSDDPVGAARAAELAQAKSANSKFADTRQTAQLKLNTLESNLTSVTNLMTSIQSSLVSAGNATYSDLERGFVAADLKTALEGLIGLANTKDASGNYLYSGFQTDTAPFVANATGAAYVGDTNNQSLQVDTSRQMVVNATGDDVFQAGGNDVFATIQNLVTLLNTPLTPANQAAFTAGVASGLSSMRQGLDNVLTVRASIGSRLNELDQLDISGSDLDLQYSKSLSDIQDLDYAAALSDLSKNQTIMEAAQKSFVATTNLSLFNFI
- the flgK gene encoding flagellar hook-associated protein FlgK translates to MASNILNIGKSALAAAQVGISTTGHNIANASTPGYSRQVVVQAAAQSQNFGYGFVGQGTEIASVTRIFNDILAAQAVRSQSNSSSANTYLSQMTSINDMLSNSTAGLNPAMSDFFGAVQKLSANPSDIPTRQSMLSYAQSLASRFQTTNNRLNEIRDSVNTQLTSSVGLVNTYAKQIASLNDVIEKSISANGSTPNDLMDQRDQLVLELSKQIKTTVVSQGQGGYNVYVGNGLPLVVGKETFNLLTTPSPTDPSRLEVAYQSSSKTTVLGANSLPGGVIGGLLQFRAESLDAVQNQIGQIAVVLGNTFNSQLMQGYDLDGTLGSALFNIAEPVVNSSALNSGPTTTPANASPAEVAAKIVDAKALTTSDYKLLFDGTNYSVTRLSDNTTQNFSSLPANIDGLTISQTTGTMLAGDSFLIKPTQNAATKFTLAITDARKLAIGGSILSSSANVANTGTASISSPAADSTYASSPIASPFNITYNAGAPNTLTGFIATEPVTVTSNGTSVTYAAGAPVTFVNGATISTAGMSFTISGTPNNGDQFTVTPNSVTGPGDNTNGLLLAKLQNADTITGNKSYSDAFGQMVNGVGNKTRELGILSVSEGQVLEQINASVQAESGVNLDEEATNLIRYQQAYQAAGKMMQIASQLFDVLLQLGT